The Edaphobacter flagellatus sequence GCCGGGGACATCAACTATAGCGCGATGGGAAGTGCGCTGCGGCGGGGCAATGCGGTGGCGAGCACGGACACGGGGCACACGAACAAGCCCGGCGAGGGGTTCGATGCGAGCTGGTCGCTGGACAGGCCCGATCTGGTGGAAGACTTTGGGCATCGTGCTCTGCATGTAACGACGGTACTGGGCAAGCGCGTGGTGGCGGCGCTGTATGGCAAGGCGGCGGAGTATGCATACTATGTCGGCTGCTCGAAGGGCGGCGGGCAGGGGCTGATGGAGGCCGAGCGGTATCCGGCGGATTTCGACGGGATTGTGGCAGGCGACCCGGCGTACAACTGGACGAATTTATATGCAGGGGCGCATTTGTACTACTCGCAGGTGCTGCTGAAGGATGCGGAGAGCTATATTCAGCCGGCGAAGGTGAGGCTGCTGGCAGATGCGGTGAACAAGCAGTGCGATTCGAAGGACGGGCTTTCGGATGGGCTTGTGGAGAATCCGCTGGCGTGCAAGGTGGACCTGAGCGTTCTGGCGTGCGCGGCGGGGCAGGATACGGGGACGTGCTTTACGCCGAAACAGATCGAGTCGGTGAAGAAGATCTGGGAGGGCGCGAAGGATAGTTATGGACGGCAGATCTTTCCGGGGCTGCTGCCGGGTGGTGAGGCGGGCGCGGGAGGATGGGCGTCGTGGGTGACGGGCGTGGCTCCGAGGCAGGGAACGCACTGGAAGGCGGCGGACAGCTTCTTTCGCTACATGGTGATGGGCGATGAGAAGTATGACGCGCTGAGCTTCGATTATGACCGTGAGCATGACAGGAAGCTGCTGGAGCGGCTGGCTCCGGCGCTGAATGCGGATAATGCCGATCTGCGTCCGTTTATGCGGCAGGGAGGGAAGCTGATTTTGTATCACGGGCTGAGCGATCCGGATATTTCGGCGGTGAATACGATTAACTTCTACCAGCGGATGGAGGATAAGTCGGGTCCGCAGACGCGGAGCTTTGCGCGGCTGTTTCTGGCGCCGGGGATGCAACATTGCAGCGGCGGGCCGGGGCCGGACCAGTTCGATGCGGTGTCGGCGGTGGAGCGCTGGGTGGAGGAGGGGCAGGCTCCGGACAGGATTGTGGCTTCGCACCTGACGCATGGCGCGGTGGACAGGTCGCGGCCGCTGTGTCCTTACCCGCAGATGGCGGAGTATAAGGGCTCGGGCGATACGAATGATGCTACGAATTTTGTTTGCCGGGTGCCGGGGGCGAAGAAGTAGGAGGCGGCGATCCGCGTTTCCAGCCGGATCGTCTGCATCCGCTACAGTCCTGTGCCACGGCTGGCTACGAGCGTCTTTGCACGATCGATGAATATGCTGAGCGGTACGGAGCCCTCATCGCCCTTGCCGCGCGTGCGCACGCTGACGGCTTCGCTGGCTGCTTCCTTGTCGCCCATGACGAGGACGAAGGGAACCTTCTGCATGGCGAAGTCGCGAATCTTTGCCTTCATCGGATCGTTGCGCTCGTCGAGCTCGACGCGCAGGCCTGCGGCTTCAAGCTTTGCCTTGACCGTGCGCGCGTAATCGAGATGCTTGTCCGACGAGATGGGCACCAGGCCGATTTGCACCGGAGCGAGCCACATGGGGAATGCGCCGGCGTAGTGCTCGATGAGCACACCGAAGAAGCGCTCCACCGAACCGAACAGAGCGCGATGCACCATGACGGGGCGGTGTTTTTCGCCGTCCTCGCCGGTGTACTCGAGCTCGAAGCGCTCGGGAAGGTTCCAGTCGAACTGAACGGTTGAGAGCTGCCAGAGGCGGCCCAGCACGTCGACGAGCTTGATGTCGATCTTGGGGCCATAGAAGGCGGCTTCGCCGGGGATGACCTTATACGGAATGTTCTTGCGCTCCAGCACGCGGGTGAGCGAGCTGTTGGCGCGGTCCCACTGCTCGGCGCCGCCGATGAATGCAGGGTCCTTCGGGTCCCAGGTGGAAAGCTCAACCTTGAACTCCGCAAACCCAAACGCCTTCAGCACCTCGTCGGCGAACTCCACGCAGGCTGCAATCTCGTCTTCGATCTGCTCCGGGGTGCAGAAGATGTGCGCGTCGTCCTGCGTGAAGCCGCGGACACGGAGGAGGCCGTGCATCGTGCCGCTGCGCTCGTAGCGATAGACGTTGCCCAGCTCTGCGTAGCGCTGCGGTAGATCGCGATAACTCTTCGGCGAATTTTTGTAGATGAGGATGTGGCCGGGGCAGTTCATCGGCTTGAGCCGGTACTCGGCGTCGTCGAGTTCCATCGGCGGATACATGTTCTGCGCGTAGTTGGCCTCGTGGCCGGAGATCTTCCAGAGCTCGCGCCGCATGATGTGCGGGGTGAAGACCATTTCGTAACCGCGACGGATACATTCATCGCGCATCCAGTCTTCCATCGTCTTGCGGATGAGCCCACCCTTCGGATGCCAGAAGATCAGACCGGCGCCGGCGACCTCCTGAATGGAGAACAGGTCGAGCTGCTTGCCGAGCACGCGATGATCGCGCGCCTTGATCTCCTCGAGGCGCTTGAAGTGGGCCTCCATGTCCTTCGCATTGAAGAAGGCGGTGCCGTAGACACGCTGCAGTTGCTGGTTCTTTTCGTCGCCGAGCCAGTACGCGCCTGCAACGCTTGTTACCTTGAACGCCTTGACGCGACCTGTGGAAGGCACATGCGGGCCGCGACAGAAGTCGGCGAAGTTGCCGTTTTTATAGAGCGAGATTTCGTCGCCGGGCCTGGTAAAGCGCTCGATGAAGTGCACCTTCATGAACTCGCCCTGCGCGGAGTAGTCGGTGAGGCCCTTCTCGCGCGATTCGTGCTCGCGTACGAACTTCTCGTCGCGCGCGACGACTTCTGCCATGCGGGCTTCGATCGCAGCCAGGTCGGCTTCGGAAAATGGAGTCTCGCGATAGACGTCGTAGAAGAAGCCTGAATCGGTTGCGGGACCGTGGCCGAGCTTCGTTTCGGGGAACAGCTCGAGGATGGCCGTCGCCATGACGTGCGCGGCGGAGTGGCGCACTACTTTCAGTGCTGCCGCGTCGGTTTCCTTGAGCAGCTCCAGCGCAACATCCTCATTCAATGGGGCTGAGAGGTCCACCAGGCGCTCCCCCGTCTCTGCAGACGAGGAGTACATGCCTGCCTCGGACTGGGTCTCCGTTGCCTCGTCTTCGGCCGTTTCGCCTGCAGGGGCAGGCACGGCCAGCGGACGAATCCGCGCGACGACGACCGCTGCCGCCAGGCGCGGCGAGATGCTCATCGCAATGTCATACGGAGTGGTACCGCGAGCGACCTCGCGCACCGACCCATCGGGAAGCTGGACCTTCATCATCTGTTCACTCATAACGCGTATCTCTAAAGCATATTTGCTTTGCGGCTCGCGTACCAACTCCCCCGGGGTCTCGCAGCATCTATCATTGGTAGAGTGATGTTCTAAAACAAGGGCCAGATTCGAAAGGGCTCACCGCATCAACTAACCCTGACGTTCTTTTAAGGAGACCCTCCCATGCAAGTGCTTTGCACACCTTCCGATGCAACCGCCGATGTCCAGTGCCCGGTATGCCACCAGGGCTTTCGCCTGTTCTGGGAGCGCCGCGATCTGGCCGACCAGCAGGCTACGCTCCCCAAGATTCTGAATGAGCTGCGCGAACAGCATGAAGATCTTGCCGCCGATGCTGCGCCGCATCCCGCTGCACCCTTCAACATCCCCAGCTGGGCCGGCCAACCGCAGTTTTCGGGCGCCGCGCTGCTGGGCGGAGCGTACTAGCCAACTAGCCAAGCCGTTTCGCGAATGCCAGCATCCGCGTCCGGATGGTCGTGGTCTTTGCATTTCTGCATTCCATGATGACAAACTGCGTGGTCCGGCCACGCGGATTCGGCGTTAACCGGTGCATGCCTGCGCATAGGCCCGGACCATCACAACCAGCTCGTGACGCATCGCCTGCATCGTTCTGGGCGATACCCGTCCGGACTCGATCATCCTGCGGCTCACGCCGGCCATTGCCCCGATCAGCGTGGAAGCGATGATCTGCGCATCTACGCGGAGGGGCTCGGGCGCGGTGGCCAGCATGGCGGCAATCGAACGTATGCCACGCTCGCCGTACTCGCGCACGACCTGCATGGCGCCGAGATCGTCGCTCACAAAGTACAGCGCACGGCTCGTCTCCGCGCACTGCATCTTGGCCTCAAGAAAGGCTGTCACCAGCCGATCTGTCATCTCTACCAGGGGGAGGCCCCTGATTTTGTCGCAGGCGCTGATCGTTGTGCCGTAGACAAAGTCCAGATGCGCCTTCAAGACTGCCTGCAGCAGCGAACTTTTGTTGGGAAAGTACTGATACAGCGTGCCTACGGAGACTCCGGCGCGGTGGGCGACTTTGGTGGTCGTCAGGTGCTCTTTACCGACTGCGAGCAAAACCTGAATAGTGGCCTCGCGAATGGCCTCTACGCTGGCGGCAGACCGCGCCTGCACAGGCGATTTACGCGGTTCCAACTGCGGCTTTGTGCTCTTGGCCAAATGCGAACTCCTAACCTGAAGCTTCTTTCATCTAAACACGCATGAGCAAGCAGACGAACTCCGCACCTGCAGCAAACGCCGGTGGAACCTTTACCTTTCCCGGCACGTCCTTCACCGTCAACCGCATGGGCTATGGAGCGATGCAGCTTGCGGGACCGCATGTGTTCGGTCCTCCGCGTGACCGCAAGGAAGCCCTAGCTGTGCTGCGCGAGGCCATCGACAGCGGCGTGAACCATATCGATACGAGCGACTTCTACGGTCCGCATGTCACGAACCAGGTTATCCGGGAGGCGCTGCACCCGTATGGAGAGGGGCTTTTGCTTGTCACCAAGGTTGGTGCCCGACGCGGCAGCGATGGCTCGTGGATCCTCGACTCGTCGCGCCAATGCCTTGTCGACAGCGTGCATGACAATCTGCGCAACCTGGGGCTGGAGCGGCTTGATGTCGTGAACCTGCGTGTCGGCGGAGTTGCAGCCCCCACGGAAGGCTCGATTGAAGAGCCCTTTACGGTGCTGGCCGAGCTGCAGCAGCAGGGACTGATCCGGCATCTCGGCCTTTCGAACATTACTGCGGCACAGCTTGCCGAGGCGCAGAAGATCGCACCGGTCGTGGGTGCGCAGAACTTCTACAACGTGGCGCATCGCCAGGACGACAGCCTGATCGACGCGCTCAACACGCAGGGGATCGCCTATATCCCGTTCTTCCCGTTGGGAGGCTTTTCGCCGCTGCAGTCGTCCACGCTGGATTCAGTCGCTGCCGCTGCTGGAGCGACCCCCATGCAGATTGCGCTGGCGTGGCTGCTGCACCGCTCGCCGAACATCCTTCTGATTCCGGGGACTTCGTCGCGTGGCCATCTGCGCGAGAACATTGCCGCTGCCGCGCTAGCACTGTCGCCGGAGACGCTGGCGACACTCGATACCATCGCTGCGTCGCACCCGAGCAATGTCCATTGATTTGGATAGAGGACGCTTATCCCCCTTAGTTGTATTTTCACCGTATGTCGCACTCTGTAGGTTAGAAGCTGCTAATTCAATGGAAAGCAGAGCAATCTACCCATGCAGGTTCTACTGAAACGCTCGCAGGCTAAACGAGATATCGAATGCGCTGTATGCGGGCAGGGCTTCCGCCTTTACTGGGAACGCACCTCGCCTGAGGAGCGCGAGACCATGCAGGCTATCATCCGCGGCGAACTGATTCGTCATCACGACAATCGCGGCAGCGGCAACGAGGCACACCCCGAGGCCCCTTTCAATCTGCCGGAGTGGTCGGGCGAGCACCAGTTTTCGGGTGCAGCGCTGCTGGGCGGGTACTCCGGCCTGCACCGCGTTGCGCCTGCTTCGCGCAAATAATCGCTGAAGCGATCTCACTGTCCCGGAAACGTACCGTCCTGAGGCTGTGGTCTGTGAAGCGGGCCATGCAGTCGAAGGGTGCGTTTGTCTACGCAGAGGCTTGGGGACTTCTCCCCGATTAAAAGAAAGAGGACCGCATCCTTTTAGCCCTGGTGCGGTCCTTTGAGTGCGCTCATTCTATTGAGTGTTGCAGTACAACGTCGTTGTGCGAATCAGGCGAGCTTTTCAGCCGCCTGAATCGCCGCAGCACGTTCGCGCTGCGCATGTCGTTTTAACCAGACATTCGCCCGCCAGCGGCCGACAAACGGCGCGATAGCAATCAGGACGAACGGAATAACCAAGGCAATCTGTGTAGCATTGACGTTCATAAAATGCTGCTCTCCTCTCCCCGAACCGCTTGCTGCTCTGCTACGACCCGGGATACGCGAGGGTTTGCGGCTTCGTTGTTCCGCTCGCCCAGTAGTGACTTCAATGCACTCACTATGGCGCGCGGAATCGCACTCGATAATCCCCCCTTGGTGGCACAGCCTGGGGGCCGGTTCGGCACCCCGAATGCCCTCCATCAATCCCCCATAAAACCCGAAGAAAACGGTAGATGCAGACCCGCTTAAAAAACCGTTCGGGAATAGGCGCATCCCCCATTCGTTGCAGAAGCGCGGCGGTTGCGTCTAAAGAATCGATGGCATCGACCACCGTCTCCAGAATCGTCCGCGCCAGCCGTTCAGCGATCTATACCGTCTGCCTTGACCCGGCGGCACTCGCGCGATGGCGTGTGCCGGACAACATGACGGCCGAGGTCCATGAGTTCCACCCGCACGTGGGCGGCACCTACCGCATGTCACTCACGTACATTGACCCCAGCCAATCACCCGGCGGCAAGACGAACAGCTCTACCGACACCTTCACCGGTCGCTTTGTCGAACTGGTACCCGACCGGAGAATTGTCGAGCAGGTCGAGTTCGTGTCATCTGACCCGCGGTTCGCCGGCCAGATGACCACCACCACCAGCCTCGACGACGATCCCGAGGGAACCCGGGTGACCATCCTCTGCGAAGGCATTCCGTCCGGCATCCGCCCCGAGGACAATGAGCTGGGCTGCACTCTGGCGCTGCGCAACCTGGCCAGGCTGGTCGAGCGGTAGCGCGGACCTGCAATCGCCTAAAATATCTTCATGTCTTACACAGCGGCGGTCGATCACCTCTTTGCGCGGGGTCTGGAGCTGGCTCCCACTACCTCGTCGGCACCGCGCCGCAAGTTCGATCTGGCCCACATGCGTACCCTGGCGATGGCCCTGGGTGACCCCCAGAAGTCTTTTCCTTCCATACTGATCGCCGGAACCAATGGCAAGGGGTCGACCGCGGCTACGCTGGCCAGCATACTTACCGCCGCGGGGTATCGTACCGGGCTGTACACCTCGCCGCATCTTTCGCGGGTGAACGAGCGGATGCAGATCGATGGACAGCCTATCCCGGACGACGACTTCGCGCGGTTGTACTTCCAGGTGGATTCGGCAGCCGAAACGCTGGTGGACGAAGGCGGGTTGCCGCATCACCCCAGCTTCTTCGAGACCCTCACGGCGCTTGCCTTCCTTTACTTTGCCGAGCAAAAGATCGATATCGCGGTGCTTGAGGTTGGACTGGGCGGGCGTCTCGACGCGACGAACATTGTCGATCCGCTGATCTCCATCCTTACGGACATCTCGCTCGACCATCAGGACTACCTGGGCAACACCATCGCCGAGATTACGCGCGAGAAGGCGGGTATCCTGCGCCCGCACGGCACGCTTATCACGCTGCCGCAGCATCCTGAGGCGAACCAGGCGATCGGTGAAGTGGCCGCCACGCTGAACCTGCATGCCATCAGCGCGACACGCTATACGCCGCCTGCAGAAAAACTGGTTGCGCAGGCCGCGTCTTCCACTGCATCGGAGGCGACGACCCTCCTTCCGCGCAATCGCTATGCGCTCACGCTCAACCATCAGCCTCTGCATGTCGATTCGCCCCTGATCGGCCAGCACCAGCAGCGCAACATTGCGCTGGCTATTGCCGCGGCGGATGAATTACGTAACCCAACCGGTTACAACATGCTGAAAAGCAACCCAAAGAGTTACAAAATATCGACCGGGGCCATCGAAAAGGGAATTCGGGATACGCGCTGGCCCGGGCGGCTGGAGCTGCTGGAGCTTGTCGACTCTGCCCCGCTGTTGATCGATGTTGCGCACAACCCCGCCGGAGCATGGACGCTGCGCTCGGTGATTGCGCACCTGCCGGAGTCGCAGCCGCGCACGCTTATCTTCTCGTGCCTGCGGGACAAGGACCTGCGCGAGATGGCGCAGATTCTGCTGCCGCTTTTCGACGCCGATCCGAACAGCGGCGCCGCTCGTCTGCATGACCATATTCTTTTTGCGCCGATCAACAGCCCGCGTGCTACGCCGCTCGATGAGCTGATGGCTGTGGCGCGCGAGCTTGAGATTCCAGCCTCGACTGCATCCTCGGTCGCCGAGGCGCTGGCTGAGGCCCGCCGCATTACTCCGCACGAGGGCATGATCGTTGCCACCGGCTCGGTCTACCTTGTGGGCGAGCTGCGCACTCTCGCCCTCAACGGAGGCGCAGCGACCGCATGAACCAGCCGCTTGAATCGGAGTTTCAGCCTATGGAGGCACCACGCGCCCCGGCCTTCTACCGCTGGCTGACGTACATCTTTCTGATCCCGCTGATGATGTTGTCGACGGCTTTTTTCGGCTCGCTCTCGCTGATCTGCGGTCTATGGGACAAGTCGGGGCGTCAGCAGCACTTTATCGCGCACGTCTGGGCGCGAAGCTTCCTGATCCTCTCGCTTTCGCCCATCACCCTGACCAACCGCGAGAAGCTTCACCTGCACGAGACTGCTGTTTACGCAGTCAATCACCTCAGCTATTACGACACGCCGGTACTCTTCGCGAAGCTGCCCTTTCAGTTCCGCATCCTGGCGAAGCAGGGGCTCTGGAAGATTCCTTTCATCGGCTGGTATCTCCATCGTTCGGGGCAGGTTCCCATCGACCAGTCGACATCGCGCAACGCGGTCGCCAGCCTGAATCGTGGCGTGCAGACGCTCAAATCCGGCCTGCCACTGGTTATCTTTCCCGAAGGAGGACGCGCGCCCGACGGTATTCCCAAGCCCTTCGTTGCGGGAGCGGCCTTCATGGCCATCAAGGCGCAGGTGCCTATTGTGCCCATCACGCTGATCGGCACCTATGAGCTGCTGCCCATCCACACCTACCACCTCTATCCGCGGCCTATCCAGATCATCGTCGGCGATCCTATTCCGACCGTCGGGCTGACGACCCGCGACGCAGACGCTTTGACCCAGCAGGTACGCAACATCATCACGGAGACCTATCTCCAGAACCATCCTTCCAACCGCTAAGGCGTATCGAGAGTTCTTTAATTTTTACCTCGCTGCAAAGGCCCTTCAGCTTCGCTTCATGTCCGAAGTAGATACTCAGGGAGACTTACAGACGAAGCCCCAGGAGTTCTCTCTTCCATGCGAAATACCGAACGTATCGTCCTCGCCCTGTCGTTGCTGGCCGGCACTCTGCCGGTGCTGGCACAAACCGCCTGGAAGGTCGAAAAGACCATGCACATCGGCGGCACGGGAGGATTCGATTACATCACTGTCGACTCCGCCAGCCACCGCCTCTTCGTTCCGCGCTCGACGCATACCCAGGTGATCGATGCCGACTCGGGCAAGCTGCTGGGCGATATCCCCGGCCAGAAGACGTCGCACGGCGTGGCTTTTGTTCCCGAGGCGAACCGCGGCTTCATCACGGACGGCGGCGGTGACGGCGCCATCCTTGTCTTCGACCTCAAGACGTATGCCGTGCTCGGCAAGCTGGCGGCGCAGCCGGACGCCGATGGCATCATCTATGACCGCGCTACGGGACTCGTCCTCGCTGTCTCGGGCGACAAGGGCGTGCTGATGACCTTCAAGCCTACGATCGATCCCACAAGCGGCAAGATCGACGCCACCATCGACCTGGGCGGAGCGCCGGAGTTTCTCGCCACGGACGGCAACGGTAAGGCCTACATTAACCTGCAGGACAAGAACGAAGTCGCAGTGGTCGATCTGAAGGCCCGCAAGGTGGTCGCGCGCTGGCCCGTTGCTCCTGGTGGAGCGCCGGTCGGTATGTCGATCGATGGGAAGGGCAAGCATCTCTTTATCGGCTGCCGTAAGCCCGCAAAGATGATCGTCCTCAGCACCGAGACGGGCAAGGTGGTCGCGGATCTGCCTATCGGCGAAGGTGTGGATGCAACGAAGGCCTACGGCGGCCAGGCCTTTGCCAGCGCACGCGACGGCTCGCTCACAGTTGTCGGCGAAGTCTCAGGGAAGTTCGTTGTCGCGCAGAGTCTGAAGACGGCCTATGGTGCAAAGACGATGGATGTCGACCCGGCTACGCACAGGATCTACCTGCCTACGGCGGAGTTCGAGCAGCCTGCCGCAGGCACAAGCGGCCGTCCGAAGGCCAAGCCGGACTCGTTTGAGATCATCGTGGTTTCGCGCTGAGCTTATAGCAAGCAAAACGATGGAAGGCCCTGCCTCTCGATGTGGAGGGCAGGGCCTTTCTGCGTCTTGCTACACGGTCCGTATGATTCTAGACAGAGTGATGCATGGCAAAGCGGCAAAAGAGTGCGGGGCTTTTGATGTACCGTCGGCACGAGGGCACGCTGGAGGTGTTTCTGGTGCATCCGGGTGGACCCTTCTGGGCGAAGAAGGATGCGGGTGCATGGACGATTCCCAAGGGCGAGTACGGCGATGACGAAGAGCCGCTTGCCGCGGCGATGCGCGAGTTTACGGAAGAGACAGGCTTCGCCGTTGGGCAGCCGACGTTCATCGAGCTTGGCACGGTAACGCAGGCCAGCGGCAAGGTGGTTTCTGGCTGGGCGTTCGAGGGTGACTGCGATCCTACGGAGCTTATCAGCAATCGTTGCGTGATCGAGTGGCCACCACGCAGCGGCCGCAGGATGGAGATTCCTGAGGCCGATCGCGGGGCATGGTTCTCTCTGGACGAGGCCGCAAGGCGCATCAACCAGGGCCAGCAACTGTTTCTTTCGCGGCTTGCCGCCGCCATCTAGACCTTACTGTTGCGTTTGACGGCGCAGCCGCAGCGCCTGCGCTACTTCGTCGCCGTTCATGGCGGGGGCGAGCGCCTTGGTAGCCAGTGATGCAGCCGCTGTGGCCGGGGGCACCTTGTCGTCTTCCATCAACGCGACAATCTCATCGTGGCCGAGGAGTTTGGCGATGGCCATCGCCGAACGGATACTGCCGAACTCGTGGTCTTCGACACGAAGACGCACGCTCTCAATACACAAATCTTTTGTGCTGCCGGTTGCTGCACCCAGGCGCGCCTTACTTTCGCTCACGGTTTCTTCCTCCCGTTGCTGGCTTACCGTGGCAGTTGTCTTCAGTTCATCAAGGAAACGCAGGTCAAAACGATTCAACGGTCAAACTCTTTCAGGCCCGTATTCACACTGCTGGTGTTCAGGATGTTTTGAGCCTGAGGGAGGTTGTACCATATCGAGGATTTGCTCCGCCTCGTCGATTCGCAGCGAAGGTATTCGGAAGGTCAACGACCAGTCGGTCAACAGCGGCAGGTCCACATGAGACGCGTATGATGCCCGGCATGCGGCGCTTTGCCTACTGGCTTCTTCTGCTCGCGCTCACTTTTGAGGTAAGAGCCCAGGAGTGTGGCAAGGGAGCCGCATCCATCTCCATTGGGACTGACCGGCCACAGGTCACCAACTCGAGCATCGTCGTGCCTTGCGGAAGCCTTCAGTTCGAAAATGGGTTTCTTGAAACTGGCGGAGGAGGCCAGCGAACGTTCGATCTGCCGGAGACCTCGGTTCGTTTGGGCGTCGCTAAACGGACAGAACTACGTCTTACCGCGCCAGATTACTTCTTCAACCAGAGCACCGCGTCGGGGCAAGCCGATGGTTTCAGCGACCTGGTTGTCGGCTTGAAGCAGCAGCTTGGACCTACCTGGGGCAAGTTCGACATCTCCGTGATTCCGTCAGTCAGCTTCCCTTCTGGCGCGGACCGTATCTCCAGCCATGGCTACGATCCCTTCGTACAGGTGCCGTGGTCTCGCGCGCTAAGCTCCACATGGACGGTTGCCGGTATGTTTTCGGCGATGTGGCCGACGAATGGAGCGCGGCGGAATGTGACGGGGCAATCGAGCGTCTACTTCGACCGTCAGATTACCCCGCCCTGGGATGCCTACGTCGAGTACTCCGGGCTTTTTCCGCAGCGCGGAACACCGCAACACGCCATCGACTTCGGCACGGCCTACAAGCCCTCACCGCATCAGCAACTCGACCTGCACTGCAGCTTCGGGCTTTCTGCCGCTGCACCTGACCACT is a genomic window containing:
- a CDS encoding aldo/keto reductase family oxidoreductase; translation: MSKQTNSAPAANAGGTFTFPGTSFTVNRMGYGAMQLAGPHVFGPPRDRKEALAVLREAIDSGVNHIDTSDFYGPHVTNQVIREALHPYGEGLLLVTKVGARRGSDGSWILDSSRQCLVDSVHDNLRNLGLERLDVVNLRVGGVAAPTEGSIEEPFTVLAELQQQGLIRHLGLSNITAAQLAEAQKIAPVVGAQNFYNVAHRQDDSLIDALNTQGIAYIPFFPLGGFSPLQSSTLDSVAAAAGATPMQIALAWLLHRSPNILLIPGTSSRGHLRENIAAAALALSPETLATLDTIAASHPSNVH
- a CDS encoding TetR/AcrR family transcriptional regulator, with translation MAKSTKPQLEPRKSPVQARSAASVEAIREATIQVLLAVGKEHLTTTKVAHRAGVSVGTLYQYFPNKSSLLQAVLKAHLDFVYGTTISACDKIRGLPLVEMTDRLVTAFLEAKMQCAETSRALYFVSDDLGAMQVVREYGERGIRSIAAMLATAPEPLRVDAQIIASTLIGAMAGVSRRMIESGRVSPRTMQAMRHELVVMVRAYAQACTG
- a CDS encoding lysophospholipid acyltransferase family protein, translating into MNQPLESEFQPMEAPRAPAFYRWLTYIFLIPLMMLSTAFFGSLSLICGLWDKSGRQQHFIAHVWARSFLILSLSPITLTNREKLHLHETAVYAVNHLSYYDTPVLFAKLPFQFRILAKQGLWKIPFIGWYLHRSGQVPIDQSTSRNAVASLNRGVQTLKSGLPLVIFPEGGRAPDGIPKPFVAGAAFMAIKAQVPIVPITLIGTYELLPIHTYHLYPRPIQIIVGDPIPTVGLTTRDADALTQQVRNIITETYLQNHPSNR
- a CDS encoding bifunctional folylpolyglutamate synthase/dihydrofolate synthase is translated as MSYTAAVDHLFARGLELAPTTSSAPRRKFDLAHMRTLAMALGDPQKSFPSILIAGTNGKGSTAATLASILTAAGYRTGLYTSPHLSRVNERMQIDGQPIPDDDFARLYFQVDSAAETLVDEGGLPHHPSFFETLTALAFLYFAEQKIDIAVLEVGLGGRLDATNIVDPLISILTDISLDHQDYLGNTIAEITREKAGILRPHGTLITLPQHPEANQAIGEVAATLNLHAISATRYTPPAEKLVAQAASSTASEATTLLPRNRYALTLNHQPLHVDSPLIGQHQQRNIALAIAAADELRNPTGYNMLKSNPKSYKISTGAIEKGIRDTRWPGRLELLELVDSAPLLIDVAHNPAGAWTLRSVIAHLPESQPRTLIFSCLRDKDLREMAQILLPLFDADPNSGAARLHDHILFAPINSPRATPLDELMAVARELEIPASTASSVAEALAEARRITPHEGMIVATGSVYLVGELRTLALNGGAATA
- a CDS encoding YncE family protein produces the protein MRNTERIVLALSLLAGTLPVLAQTAWKVEKTMHIGGTGGFDYITVDSASHRLFVPRSTHTQVIDADSGKLLGDIPGQKTSHGVAFVPEANRGFITDGGGDGAILVFDLKTYAVLGKLAAQPDADGIIYDRATGLVLAVSGDKGVLMTFKPTIDPTSGKIDATIDLGGAPEFLATDGNGKAYINLQDKNEVAVVDLKARKVVARWPVAPGGAPVGMSIDGKGKHLFIGCRKPAKMIVLSTETGKVVADLPIGEGVDATKAYGGQAFASARDGSLTVVGEVSGKFVVAQSLKTAYGAKTMDVDPATHRIYLPTAEFEQPAAGTSGRPKAKPDSFEIIVVSR
- the thrS gene encoding threonine--tRNA ligase, whose amino-acid sequence is MSEQMMKVQLPDGSVREVARGTTPYDIAMSISPRLAAAVVVARIRPLAVPAPAGETAEDEATETQSEAGMYSSSAETGERLVDLSAPLNEDVALELLKETDAAALKVVRHSAAHVMATAILELFPETKLGHGPATDSGFFYDVYRETPFSEADLAAIEARMAEVVARDEKFVREHESREKGLTDYSAQGEFMKVHFIERFTRPGDEISLYKNGNFADFCRGPHVPSTGRVKAFKVTSVAGAYWLGDEKNQQLQRVYGTAFFNAKDMEAHFKRLEEIKARDHRVLGKQLDLFSIQEVAGAGLIFWHPKGGLIRKTMEDWMRDECIRRGYEMVFTPHIMRRELWKISGHEANYAQNMYPPMELDDAEYRLKPMNCPGHILIYKNSPKSYRDLPQRYAELGNVYRYERSGTMHGLLRVRGFTQDDAHIFCTPEQIEDEIAACVEFADEVLKAFGFAEFKVELSTWDPKDPAFIGGAEQWDRANSSLTRVLERKNIPYKVIPGEAAFYGPKIDIKLVDVLGRLWQLSTVQFDWNLPERFELEYTGEDGEKHRPVMVHRALFGSVERFFGVLIEHYAGAFPMWLAPVQIGLVPISSDKHLDYARTVKAKLEAAGLRVELDERNDPMKAKIRDFAMQKVPFVLVMGDKEAASEAVSVRTRGKGDEGSVPLSIFIDRAKTLVASRGTGL
- a CDS encoding NUDIX domain-containing protein, translated to MAKRQKSAGLLMYRRHEGTLEVFLVHPGGPFWAKKDAGAWTIPKGEYGDDEEPLAAAMREFTEETGFAVGQPTFIELGTVTQASGKVVSGWAFEGDCDPTELISNRCVIEWPPRSGRRMEIPEADRGAWFSLDEAARRINQGQQLFLSRLAAAI
- a CDS encoding tannase/feruloyl esterase family alpha/beta hydrolase, producing MGTRFWFRWKTDVFAVMLWSALGGVGIAHAAVTHEACWALRGLRLQDTTIEMAGVVDEGSFAPRAIHNLPAFCRVVAVAKPAVRFEVWLPFEKWTGRFEVVGNGGMAGDINYSAMGSALRRGNAVASTDTGHTNKPGEGFDASWSLDRPDLVEDFGHRALHVTTVLGKRVVAALYGKAAEYAYYVGCSKGGGQGLMEAERYPADFDGIVAGDPAYNWTNLYAGAHLYYSQVLLKDAESYIQPAKVRLLADAVNKQCDSKDGLSDGLVENPLACKVDLSVLACAAGQDTGTCFTPKQIESVKKIWEGAKDSYGRQIFPGLLPGGEAGAGGWASWVTGVAPRQGTHWKAADSFFRYMVMGDEKYDALSFDYDREHDRKLLERLAPALNADNADLRPFMRQGGKLILYHGLSDPDISAVNTINFYQRMEDKSGPQTRSFARLFLAPGMQHCSGGPGPDQFDAVSAVERWVEEGQAPDRIVASHLTHGAVDRSRPLCPYPQMAEYKGSGDTNDATNFVCRVPGAKK
- a CDS encoding SRPBCC domain-containing protein; the encoded protein is MASTTVSRIVRASRSAIYTVCLDPAALARWRVPDNMTAEVHEFHPHVGGTYRMSLTYIDPSQSPGGKTNSSTDTFTGRFVELVPDRRIVEQVEFVSSDPRFAGQMTTTTSLDDDPEGTRVTILCEGIPSGIRPEDNELGCTLALRNLARLVER